The Candidatus Margulisiibacteriota bacterium genome has a window encoding:
- a CDS encoding radical SAM protein, with protein MIDSKIDRKNFKNIELNYNGECRLESLEVGITSKCNFRCDYCCAYKEEENVILPAQTIINIIKDLPDLKRVKLSGGEVLIKFEECLKVIKFCAAHGIHIQVNSNGSLLDEEKIKTLQNAGLNTLHFSFNFVNAKKFSNFYKVKEEVFYKIIDNVKMAAQSPPMDVIAETIIFGDTEDNLIEIHNLIYNMGVRKQEMQCGIPTSEWTSKSITPPEKLAHAIDSLIINKKPEMQLYFSCWGTHINSDSAFYPLISNHFDKEGVYFCKCIDGKRQLHLHTNGDILICELGYPVVIGNIFLNPSALKTIYADIPKKLTDFIKSHNCIKANKARIAINKEIAVA; from the coding sequence ATGATCGACAGTAAGATAGACAGAAAAAACTTCAAGAATATTGAGTTGAATTATAATGGTGAATGCCGGTTAGAGAGCCTGGAAGTAGGAATTACTTCAAAATGCAATTTCCGTTGCGATTATTGTTGTGCTTACAAAGAAGAAGAGAATGTCATTCTTCCTGCGCAGACAATAATCAACATCATTAAGGATCTTCCTGACCTGAAAAGGGTAAAATTATCCGGCGGAGAAGTCCTGATCAAATTTGAAGAATGCCTTAAAGTGATCAAATTTTGTGCGGCTCATGGCATCCATATCCAGGTTAACTCAAATGGAAGCCTCCTGGATGAAGAAAAAATAAAAACCCTTCAGAATGCAGGACTTAATACCCTTCACTTCTCATTTAATTTCGTTAATGCAAAAAAATTTTCTAATTTTTACAAAGTAAAAGAAGAAGTGTTCTATAAAATCATCGATAATGTAAAAATGGCAGCCCAGAGTCCTCCCATGGACGTTATTGCTGAGACAATAATTTTCGGCGACACAGAAGATAACCTTATTGAAATACACAATCTTATCTACAATATGGGTGTTAGAAAGCAAGAAATGCAATGCGGAATACCCACCTCTGAATGGACCTCCAAGTCCATAACCCCTCCTGAAAAACTGGCACATGCCATTGACAGTCTCATAATAAATAAAAAACCGGAAATGCAACTGTACTTTAGTTGCTGGGGAACGCATATCAATAGTGATAGTGCTTTCTATCCCTTAATAAGCAATCATTTTGACAAAGAAGGGGTCTATTTCTGTAAATGTATCGACGGGAAAAGACAACTGCACCTCCATACCAATGGCGATATTTTAATTTGTGAATTAGGATATCCGGTGGTAATAGGAAATATTTTCTTAAATCCCTCCGCTCTAAAAACTATCTACGCTGATATTCCAAAAAAATTAACGGATTTCATCAAATCTCATAATTGCATAAAAGCGAATAAAGCTCGAATAGCAATTAATAAAGAAATTGCGGTAGCCTAG
- a CDS encoding rubredoxin encodes MKWKCSICGYLHSGDDVPEACPKCGAAKEKIGKLEQAQSDLVERAGFTNQLHMDLVNMLENVVELAEDGIEDNLDPGCVSIFMKAKDQALILKQSIKAELAAHVSKGKWG; translated from the coding sequence ATGAAATGGAAATGTTCTATTTGTGGTTATTTACATAGTGGAGATGATGTACCGGAAGCGTGCCCGAAATGTGGTGCCGCTAAAGAAAAAATCGGTAAGCTTGAACAGGCCCAATCAGATTTGGTGGAAAGGGCAGGATTCACTAATCAGCTCCATATGGACCTGGTGAATATGCTGGAAAACGTTGTCGAGTTAGCTGAAGATGGAATTGAAGATAACCTCGATCCAGGCTGTGTATCAATATTTATGAAGGCAAAAGATCAAGCGCTTATATTGAAACAATCGATAAAAGCTGAACTTGCAGCCCATGTCTCAAAGGGTAAGTGGGGCTAA
- a CDS encoding response regulator, translating into MTICASIGHNKDMSNILIVDDDNFIRAALNFAFQKEGHAVYEAENGFICLDIINKEKIDLIILDLKMEGMDGYTALREIRKLPEYKETPVLVYSAFIEKENLTFLENHANEILVKPVNTEDLISFIELYLP; encoded by the coding sequence TTGACAATTTGTGCCAGTATTGGACATAATAAGGATATGTCAAACATACTAATAGTGGACGATGACAATTTTATCAGAGCAGCCTTAAATTTTGCATTTCAAAAGGAAGGGCATGCAGTATATGAAGCGGAAAATGGTTTCATATGCCTTGATATCATTAATAAAGAGAAAATCGATCTTATCATCCTCGATCTAAAAATGGAAGGAATGGATGGATACACCGCACTCAGAGAAATCAGAAAGCTTCCGGAATACAAAGAAACCCCGGTACTTGTTTATAGTGCATTTATTGAGAAAGAAAACCTTACTTTTCTTGAAAACCATGCAAATGAAATACTCGTTAAGCCGGTTAATACAGAAGATCTTATCAGTTTCATTGAGTTGTATCTCCCATAA
- the corA gene encoding magnesium and cobalt transport protein CorA produces the protein MHRFYIKKSKKIGLPPGTPIHLGEKKTDKTKITLIQYDENQLQELETDKFEKILSNKNDTAINWINIDGVSQIEIIEIISKQFGLHPLTLEDIASTGQRPKIEDYGDYIFLVLKTFYCDVRDKEISSEQISIILGSNFVISFQERSSNIFDPIKDRIRQIGSHIRKKGADYLVYSLLDTIVDNYFLVLEESGDKIENIERILITNPEAKTLRSIYSLKREIMFLRKSVWPLREVCNSIERLESPLISQSTKIYLRDVYDHSFQIIDTIETFRDMLSNMLDIYLSSISNKMNEIMKVLTIISTIFIPLTFIAGVYGMNFENMPELHWKWGYYFVLFFMAIIVVSMIIYFRRKKWF, from the coding sequence ATGCATCGTTTTTACATAAAAAAATCAAAAAAAATTGGACTCCCGCCAGGAACTCCTATTCATTTAGGCGAGAAAAAAACTGACAAAACCAAAATCACGCTCATACAATATGATGAAAATCAGCTTCAAGAATTAGAGACAGACAAATTCGAGAAAATCCTCAGCAACAAAAACGACACGGCAATCAATTGGATAAATATCGATGGGGTCAGCCAAATAGAGATTATAGAAATAATTAGCAAACAGTTTGGACTCCATCCTCTTACGCTGGAAGATATTGCCAGCACCGGTCAACGACCGAAAATAGAAGATTACGGTGACTATATTTTTCTTGTTCTAAAAACCTTCTACTGTGATGTTCGGGATAAAGAAATATCATCAGAACAAATCAGTATCATTCTCGGTTCTAATTTTGTCATATCTTTTCAAGAGCGCTCCAGTAATATCTTTGATCCCATAAAAGACAGAATCAGACAAATAGGTAGTCATATTAGAAAAAAGGGAGCTGATTATCTCGTATATTCTTTACTGGATACAATTGTTGATAATTACTTTCTCGTTCTTGAAGAGTCGGGAGACAAAATTGAAAATATTGAGAGGATATTAATAACCAATCCGGAGGCAAAAACCTTAAGGTCCATATACTCCTTAAAAAGAGAGATTATGTTCCTGCGCAAGTCGGTATGGCCACTCCGGGAAGTTTGCAATTCAATTGAAAGACTGGAATCTCCCTTAATCAGCCAATCGACAAAGATCTATCTCAGGGATGTATATGATCATTCATTCCAAATCATCGACACAATTGAAACCTTTCGAGATATGCTATCAAACATGCTTGATATCTATCTTTCCAGCATAAGCAATAAAATGAATGAAATTATGAAAGTACTCACAATTATATCAACAATCTTCATCCCGCTAACGTTCATTGCCGGCGTCTATGGCATGAACTTTGAAAACATGCCGGAACTCCATTGGAAATGGGGTTATTACTTTGTACTCTTTTTTATGGCTATTATTGTGGTATCGATGATCATTTATTTTCGAAGAAAAAAATGGTTTTAA
- a CDS encoding mechanosensitive ion channel family protein, producing the protein MLITMLLFNLQNVTELVMPIIFILAGLITGLIIESIMSKAHHKASLHNWEALTITLSSFRRLIVLWSLLLGLYGSILFLPLKTTVAGTISKLLLVIFMFSVIVVIARVVEGFLTLYTTKMKGMFPSISLFMNLIKLIIYILGTLIILQFLGISVTPILTALGVGGLAVALALQDTLSNLFSGIQIIASRQVKPGDYIKLNTGEEGYVTDITWRNTTIQSLSENMIIAPNSKIASSIIVNYCQPIKQMIVIIEIGVTLDSNLTLVEKITLDIAKEVMQNVPGGVPDYEPVLYYHSFAESNINLRINVQIQELDNQYLIKHEFIKKLNTCFKDNNISMPISIKTVATKTLD; encoded by the coding sequence ATGTTAATAACAATGCTATTATTTAACTTACAAAACGTTACCGAACTTGTCATGCCTATTATCTTTATACTTGCAGGCCTTATCACCGGCTTAATTATCGAATCCATTATGAGCAAGGCTCATCACAAAGCAAGCCTTCATAACTGGGAAGCGCTAACGATTACGCTTAGTTCATTCCGCAGGCTTATTGTTCTTTGGAGCCTTTTGTTAGGATTGTACGGTTCCATACTGTTCCTCCCGCTTAAAACAACAGTAGCAGGCACGATCAGCAAATTACTACTCGTTATCTTTATGTTCTCCGTGATAGTTGTTATCGCGAGAGTCGTTGAAGGATTTCTTACCTTATACACCACAAAAATGAAAGGCATGTTCCCTTCCATTTCATTGTTCATGAACCTCATAAAACTGATTATTTATATTCTGGGAACGCTAATAATTTTACAGTTTCTCGGCATTTCAGTTACGCCAATCCTCACTGCGTTAGGGGTTGGTGGTTTGGCTGTTGCTCTGGCATTGCAAGACACGCTTTCCAACTTATTTTCCGGTATCCAAATTATTGCATCACGGCAAGTAAAACCTGGAGATTACATTAAGCTCAATACCGGAGAAGAAGGCTATGTCACTGATATTACCTGGCGAAATACTACCATACAGTCATTGTCCGAGAACATGATCATTGCACCTAATTCAAAAATAGCGTCGTCAATAATCGTCAATTACTGTCAACCGATTAAACAGATGATCGTTATTATTGAGATTGGAGTCACCCTCGATAGCAATCTTACACTGGTAGAAAAAATCACGCTCGACATTGCAAAAGAAGTTATGCAAAACGTCCCTGGCGGCGTTCCTGATTATGAGCCTGTGCTCTATTATCATTCGTTCGCAGAGTCAAATATCAATCTACGGATAAATGTGCAAATACAAGAACTAGACAATCAATATCTCATTAAGCACGAGTTTATAAAAAAGCTAAACACCTGTTTTAAAGATAACAATATCAGCATGCCAATCTCTATAAAAACAGTTGCAACGAAAACTTTGGACTAG
- a CDS encoding inorganic phosphate transporter — protein sequence MISTLTLVIIVIIVALMFDFVNGFHDAANAIATIVVTRTLTPLQAVILAGCANFVGYFAFGTAVAKMIGNGVVNIEFVTLPLILATIVGAIIWNIITWIFGIPTSSSHALIGGLIGAGVAAVGTKVVVASGVLKIFLFIFIAPMLGMLGAMIFTTFIIWLFRKSTPYKSKGIFKKLQLVAAVFSSIGHGTNDAQKTMGIIALALFAAHYNATFKIDNWVVLSCYVAISLGTFFGGWSIVKTMGTSITKIREMEGFCSGTASAFVLMVTAHFGIPVSTTHVMAGSIMGVGSVQHARSVRWITARKILWAWIITIPAAAFFAAITYFATSLLVS from the coding sequence ATGATTAGTACACTTACTCTCGTTATTATTGTAATAATAGTTGCCTTAATGTTCGATTTCGTTAATGGATTTCATGATGCGGCGAATGCAATCGCCACTATAGTTGTCACGAGGACGCTAACTCCTTTGCAAGCCGTGATACTTGCAGGCTGTGCTAATTTCGTCGGATATTTTGCCTTTGGAACAGCTGTTGCAAAAATGATAGGAAACGGTGTGGTTAACATCGAATTCGTCACACTCCCTCTTATTTTAGCGACAATTGTCGGAGCTATTATCTGGAATATTATTACCTGGATCTTTGGTATCCCAACATCGAGCAGTCATGCTCTTATCGGAGGACTTATTGGTGCCGGAGTCGCAGCTGTTGGTACCAAGGTAGTCGTAGCGAGCGGAGTCCTAAAGATTTTTCTTTTTATATTCATAGCTCCTATGTTAGGTATGCTGGGCGCTATGATATTTACAACATTTATTATATGGCTATTCAGGAAATCAACTCCATATAAATCAAAAGGAATATTCAAAAAGCTACAACTTGTTGCAGCAGTATTCTCCAGTATCGGACATGGGACAAATGATGCGCAAAAAACCATGGGAATTATTGCACTTGCACTGTTTGCCGCTCATTATAATGCTACGTTCAAAATTGATAACTGGGTAGTTTTAAGCTGTTATGTGGCAATTTCTTTAGGTACCTTCTTCGGAGGCTGGAGTATCGTTAAGACCATGGGCACCAGCATTACTAAAATTCGAGAGATGGAAGGTTTTTGCTCTGGTACTGCATCTGCATTCGTGCTAATGGTAACCGCTCACTTCGGAATACCCGTGAGTACAACCCATGTAATGGCCGGATCTATTATGGGTGTAGGCAGCGTTCAGCATGCAAGAAGTGTCCGTTGGATTACAGCTCGAAAAATTCTTTGGGCATGGATAATAACTATACCAGCAGCTGCCTTCTTTGCAGCAATCACCTATTTTGCAACCTCACTGCTTGTTAGCTAA
- a CDS encoding two-component system response regulator, which translates to MTKRIAIIDDEPDILELVSLHLKKAGFRTNEFQDANGFFLHYKTNQPPDLLILDLMLPDADGFEICKVIRDDEKLSSLSVIMLTARGDEIDKVVGLEVGADDYVTKPFSPKELVARVKAVLRRHAKQDSQESKKIYIKDVMIIDLEKFEVSVEGNKVDLTTTEFKILELLCSKKGWLFSRNKILDHIWGSEKAVLDRTVDVHVKNLREKLGMAAVFIKNVRGVGYKLEE; encoded by the coding sequence ATGACAAAACGTATAGCAATCATTGATGATGAACCGGATATTTTAGAGTTAGTATCGCTTCATCTTAAAAAAGCCGGTTTTCGGACCAATGAATTTCAAGATGCTAATGGATTTTTTTTGCATTATAAAACAAACCAACCCCCGGACCTCCTTATCCTGGATCTTATGTTGCCGGATGCTGATGGCTTTGAGATATGCAAGGTCATAAGGGATGACGAAAAACTTTCTTCTCTCTCAGTTATTATGCTGACTGCACGAGGTGATGAGATCGATAAGGTAGTCGGACTGGAAGTTGGTGCGGATGATTATGTGACAAAACCTTTTTCTCCCAAAGAGTTGGTAGCCCGTGTGAAAGCAGTCCTTCGCAGACACGCGAAGCAGGATAGCCAGGAATCAAAGAAGATATATATAAAAGATGTCATGATTATAGATTTGGAGAAGTTCGAAGTTTCCGTCGAAGGTAATAAGGTTGATTTAACCACTACGGAGTTTAAAATACTGGAACTGCTGTGCTCTAAAAAAGGCTGGCTGTTTTCAAGAAACAAGATACTTGATCATATATGGGGAAGCGAGAAAGCTGTTCTTGATAGGACAGTTGATGTTCATGTTAAGAATCTCCGTGAAAAATTAGGAATGGCAGCCGTGTTTATCAAAAATGTTCGAGGGGTAGGATACAAACTGGAAGAATGA